TGGCTGGGCGGCTCTGATATAGACGACAATCTACTTGCCTCTCTAACGCCAAGATCGCTAGCACTTATGGGAAGCAAAGGAGTGACCGACAAAGAGCGTCAAAAGGTATTCCAGGCCGTTGAAAATGGTGAAAGAATGACAGAAGCAGCCGTACGAGTCCTGGTGAAAGGGAGTAAAAAAAAGAAGAATGCATATTCCAAAAAGACTGAAAGCGAAAAGGTAAAGTCCCTAAAAGATAAGATTGAAACTTATAGAAAGATAATTAATAATCTACAAGATGAGAACAAGAAACTAAGTATCTTGCTTTCAAATAGAGAAAAAATAGAACCTCTGGTTTAATGAACAGTCCGCAATTACTTACTCTGCAATATCAATTTCAGAATATGAACCACATCAACTCATCTCCAGGAATGATTTTCCCAAAAAAAACCAAACTTTATCATATCGAGAATTCAAGTCAAAGAAAAACGTCAAAAATGCAAGAAAAGTTCAAGTCTAGCAAATCTCTCCTCGAAATGGTGCCCATGGGAAATAGGCAAGTTAAAAATAGAGTGGGTTAACTTCATGAATATGAATTCAAAATCTAGAAATGGTTTTATCCATTTGTACAACCCCAAAGAAGAAGGGCTAGGATCTTACGATGTTAACTATATAAACGCCTACAAAAAAGATAAACATTTAAAAAGTATATATAAGAAAAACGACAAAGAGAGCTACGCGGCATGATTACATTCATCAGAAGTCTTTCAGAGTTAATGGCAATAACAGAGCCGAGAGACAAACAAACGAATCTCTCGATACATAATGAGATCATCAGCACAACAATGGATAGTGCTCAAAGGAAGAGGTATATAAGATCACTAAACAAAAAAGGAGTCGATCTGCCTACCATACCTAAAACAATAAGAAATAAATGGATCAAGAATAAAGAAGCTTTATCAAAATTTATTGATACATTAGATTATAACAATCAAATACAATCATCATATGATCTCACTTTATTAGAAAGACAACAACAGAGAAACCAAAAGGATGTTGCCTAGTTATGAATAAAAACAAAGTCATCTATCTCATAGAATATTTATCAATGGGCTTAGTATTATCATATTTTATTATTCACAATATCTATTTTGTTTTAATTGGAATTACTTTTTCAATATACTTGATTAATATTGAGCTAATTAATAGTATTAAAGGATCGATCTATAAAAGTCTGGATATAAAAAATATATCTAGAAACTTAATAAAAAACATTAAGGAAGTGAAATCTAATTCTAATGAGATAAAAATAACTACAGAAGAAAGCAAGCTTACATTAGTTGAAGCAATAGAAGAATTTGGATTTATACCATCACAAGATACGCATAATGATATTAATGGTGCATAATAAATTATTTATATTTAAATAGTAAATAAAAATGAATTATTTAGCTATTTGTATCTTTACAAATAAATGAATAGAGGGTAATCTGGAATACATGCAAAATATTAATGAACGAAGATCAAAGAAACATAGAAAAGATTTTGATAACAGGTTTATCTGATATTTTAAAACGAACATTGGAGGTAGATCCTGGAGGTCAACTTGCTATTGCCCAAGAGTATAGAGAGTGGATAAACTGTATATCAGCGAGTGATTTCTCAAAACAAGAAATACTTGTTGTAAATAAGTTTACATTTAAATAAAATATGTATTTGAAGGATAAAATCTACAACCATAACTTATAAATTTACTAATAAAACATTTAATATGATCAATAAATTATCTTATATGATAGAAGGTTCTAAAATTTAATATATGAATGTTGACAATTAAAAGAAGTCTTAATTATCAAAAATACTATTCTAAATAATTCACTATATATACTTAAACACAAAAAATATATATAAATATTTTAAAATTGAGTCTTTTATATATTTATTTGCATTTAGGTGCTTCAACTATCTTACATCAATCAAATTAGTTTGTAAATTTAAATTGAGATTATATTATATTATTTAAAAGAAACTATTAATCAAATAAATTACCTTACATAAAAGCATTAAATTGGCCAACACAAACAAGGCAGAGAATTGACAAGTAGTAATACAGATGTATTATAGTGCATTACGTTATTCGGATCGAAGAATCTCAATTTTTTCCACCCGCTCTAACAACATCATTTAGTTAAAAAACATGCTTAATAGAACGCTCAATAAAGGCACGGGGTTCTTCTCGTATTTAGTCAACCAATTAACTGGAGTATCTAATGGAATCATCAAGCACTTCAAGCTGGAAATCAATAACGAGCCTAAAGCTTTCAAGCGGACTAGGAATAGGAACAGAAGCCCTCATAACAAGATCTAAAAGAGAGTTAGTTGAATTTTATTGGACAAATCGAAAGCGGTATTAAGGAGGTTACATAGGCTTCTCATCTGAAGCAAGTAGGTACCATGGGGAATAAATACTGAACTTGAAATTTCTTATTTGTGTTTTTACGGTCTAAATAGATAATTAATTATTAAGCCTATTGAAAATAAAAATAAAAGAATAACTTATTGTTATTCTTTATCATTAATTAGTTGATATGAATTAGGAGCAAGTATTAAAAATACTATCCACCAAACAAAAATAAAAAAGCCAATAATCGAAGTAATTATAATGTTATTAAATATTTTCCAACTAAAAATTGGAACTAAAACTCCGAAACTAATAATAGACCAAGGTTGACACCAGTATGGCTTTGAATCCCAGAATTTTTTTTTTGAATTTGTATCCATTAAAAAACGTGAGAAATTATTAAATATATCCAATACTAGCGATTACTCAAGCTTTTCTTCTTCATCGGGCTTTGCTTCTTCAACAGGCCTTTCTTCTTCAACAGGCCTTTCTTCTTCAACAGGCCTTTCTTCTTCAACAGGCCTTTCTTCTTTAACAGGCTTTGCTTCTTCAACAGGCTTTGCTTCTTCAACAGGCTTTGCTTCTTCAACAGGCCTTTCTTCTTCAACAGGCTTTGCTTCTTCAACAGGCCTTTCTTCTTCAATCGGCTTAATTTCAACTATGTTTTCAATTGAAGAAGAGGTCTCAGGGTTCGTAAAAATCTGAGAACCCTCCTGAACCGAATCAGATTCAGAGTCCTTAAGTAAAAACTTTAAAACATATCGAAGAGAGACAAACAAAGCTATTGGGAGGAAAAGTCCTAAAAGCAATTTATAGAGGATTATTCCTATTCCAAGGACACCAATAGCAATAAGAATGTTCTTCCTGTTCATATGAGCTAATTGAATAGATACTAAATCTAAGCTATTTCTGAGTTATCTTCATCACTTGCCTTTAACACGATGTCTATTTAAATAATCTAAATTGTGATTATTAACATAGAATTCAATGCTCATCAAAGAAAAAGAATTAAAAAAATTCTTTAATTTATCTTATGGAGAACAAGCTCCATCTAGAGAAAAATGGGAAACTTTATATAACAAACAAGTTAAATTCATCGATCCTACCCAAGAAAGAAATGGAATTGATGCATATATCAAAGCACAAGAAGGATTAATCAAAAGATGTGATGATATTTATTTAGAATCACACTCAATTGCCATAAATAAGGATTTTGCTTTCGTTGAATGGACAATGGGATTGAAAATAAAAGGTCTCGAATTTTTATACGATGGAACAACAAGACTAATTTTTGACGAAGAAGGGAAGGTGAAAGAACATAGAGATTATTTTGATTTTTGTTCAGGAACATTTGGTAATATTCCCGTTATCGGAGCATTCTTTAAATGGTTATACTCAAGATTTATTGATTAAAATAATTTAAATTTATTTAATACAGAAATTCAAATCATTGATTATCATTGATTAATTTCAATAAAAGTTTGCTTTATTCTCTTAACAAGCAATTAAACGTTCTCAATTTTTTTTACTTTATTCTAATACTAAAACAATAAAAGAACTAGTATATTTACCTAATTGAAGTCCACGAAAATAATATTTAGTTTTTTTGAATTTTGTTTGATTACGTAATTAAATTTTTTATTAGCTATAACACTAGGGGTGATGGAAGAATTAAATGGGAAGATTAGTTGATTTAATCAAAGAGACTTACGACCATAATGCATGCCTAGAGATCGCCAGTAGTGGTTGCTCTGAAGGGGCATGCACAAGACATAACTATCAAGCTGACACTCTCTTGCTCTATTTGAGTTACTCAGAGGAGATCATCAAATACACGTCAGATAAACTCGGAAGCTCTTTTCTTTCTAATCTTGCAAGAGATTTTGGGTCACCACTAAAAGCAAATAACGATCAAGATGATTTCTCATGGCAAGAGGTAGTATCGGCTTGTCCAAATAAGGACGACTACAAACATGCCCTTGTATGGAAATTTATAGAATTAGTCGCCAAAGAGAAAACTTTAGAACACTACTAATCAGCATCAACATTAATTGAAAATACATTCTCCAGGACTTTAACGATTTAAGCTACAGATAAATTACTTTTCAAAAAAACATCAAACACAGCTCTTATCCATTGAGGTTGAAAAATCAAATAAACTACAATAAAGAACAAAATAGCACCTATTATTCCATAAAATTGAACCTCAATTTCTTCCCAAATCTCCTCAATCCAAATAAGCAAAGATTTATTTTTACTTTCTTTATCCATTGAAAGATAGATTAGAATTCAATTATATACGTAAAAAAAGATATAAAATAATATTTATTAAAAAAACTTTGATTTATATTCAATTGATAAATTGAATATAAAATTATGGTCAAAAATACTCGTCAGTGAAGATTTTTTACTAGATTATAAATAGACACCCAAAACGAAGATTGAAGAATAACCCCTCTATTGAAGAAATTATTACTGTCACTCTAAGCTGTACCTTAATTAGGATGACTGAAATAAATAAAATAGATAGATCCTTTCTTTATCAGGAATTTAAAGAATGGATTATAAATTCAGATAAAAATGAACAGAACCAAGAAATTTTATGCTTGCGGTACTTAAAAAACGATAGAAAGATGTATTAGAATAACTAATTAATTAATTGTCTGTTTGCAGAAAAAAATAAAAAATCCTCGTCCAAGAATAAAAAACACTAATATAAAGTAAATCTAAAGAAATGTTCGCTTCTTTGTTTTCCTTATTTTTCTCTACTTTGCTTTGGGTTCAAGTGCCCCAATGGAGCGATAATTGGTCAAAGTGTGCAGTAGACGTCCCCGACACTGCTTGCCATTGGTATATAGTTTCTCCTGATAATACTTTTGGGAAAGGATTCAATTGGGCAACAGCTCCTTGGTTTGATGCAAACGGTTTGAATGATGTTGCGAAAATCTCGTCTGAAACAGTTCTAGAAAAACTACAATCAGGAGAAAATTCTAGCAAATTAATCTATTGATGATTTCATGAACAATTAAGGTACTAAATATTCAAATCAAATATATAGATAGAATATAGATAGAAAATTAATTTCTTATTTCACCCAATACCCTAAGTGCCTCATTAACGTGAGCAGGACCATTTAAAAGGTCATTAAAAATATGTCTAATAACGCCTTTTGAATCAATAATATAAGTCACACGACCATCCAGCAAGCCAAGAACTTTAGGCACACCAAAAGCTCTTCTCAAAGAATTATCCTTATCACACAATAAGGGAAAAGGAAGTTTATTTTTGTCGGCAAAAGATCTATGACTCGCTTCATCATCCCCACTCACCCCCCATACTTCAGCACCAAATAGTTTAAAAAGATCGTATTTATCTCTAAAGCCACAATTTTCAGCTGTGCAACCAGGAGTATCATCTTTTGGATAAAAAAATAGAACTAGTGGCCTACCTTTAGCTTGCTTATTAGTCCTAGAAACTCCTAGTTGATCAGAGAGTGTGAAATTAGGTATTTGATCGCCTAACTTTAAAGGCATTTGATTCCTTAACTATATTAATTTATTATATAAAAAATCAAGGCATATTGGAGCTAAAAAGAGTTATTAAAATAGCATTCACTCTATAGTTTATAAATAAACAGCTAGTAAGTAGCTTGTAAACTATGGATTTATTAAGCTAAATAATAAGATTTTTAGGTTTTAGTATAATAGCATTAGTTAAATAAAAATCATTGAGTGGTTTCGGGAAAAAGAAAAAAGAGAATAAAGGCTCTTCTAAAAAACTCCAGAATCTTTCAGAACAAGATCTGAAAGCAAAATCAATAAACTATCATATAAGAGGTAACTTAGATGAAGCAGAAAAAGGTTATATAGCTTTTATAAAAAATGGGTATTCTGATGCAGATATAATTTCAAACTATGCACTTATATGTGAAGAAAAAGAAGAAAATGAAAAAGCTATAAAACTATATATAAAATGTAATGAAAGTTTTCCAAATCATATTTACTCAAAATTAAATTTATCTTTCTTATATTATAAACTAAATAATTTAGGAAAAGCAAAAATAATTATTGATGAAGCAATTAAATTAAAACCAAGCCTACCAAATGGATATTGTATTAGAGGATTAATTTTAAAAGGTTTAAATAAATATGACGAGTCAAAATTATCACTTAAAAAAGCAATAGAATTAGATAAGAATTTTATTGATGCATATATCAACCT
The sequence above is drawn from the Prochlorococcus marinus str. MIT 1013 genome and encodes:
- a CDS encoding DUF6737 family protein, with the protein product MDTNSKKKFWDSKPYWCQPWSIISFGVLVPIFSWKIFNNIIITSIIGFFIFVWWIVFLILAPNSYQLINDKE
- a CDS encoding nuclear transport factor 2 family protein; the encoded protein is MLIKEKELKKFFNLSYGEQAPSREKWETLYNKQVKFIDPTQERNGIDAYIKAQEGLIKRCDDIYLESHSIAINKDFAFVEWTMGLKIKGLEFLYDGTTRLIFDEEGKVKEHRDYFDFCSGTFGNIPVIGAFFKWLYSRFID
- a CDS encoding peroxiredoxin, which encodes MPLKLGDQIPNFTLSDQLGVSRTNKQAKGRPLVLFFYPKDDTPGCTAENCGFRDKYDLFKLFGAEVWGVSGDDEASHRSFADKNKLPFPLLCDKDNSLRRAFGVPKVLGLLDGRVTYIIDSKGVIRHIFNDLLNGPAHVNEALRVLGEIRN